In a genomic window of Phragmites australis chromosome 14, lpPhrAust1.1, whole genome shotgun sequence:
- the LOC133890418 gene encoding protein neprosin-like — protein sequence MTDGGMVVEHLVSWSFFAIAVHDDEPSSVAGGYTYRSGLLLQLMAFSLTDQLWLWAGYRTAEGKYYGTVARINAWDLKLKPGQISSSVMWLSSDGNNNQIMAAGFQISPDAYNDTDLHFFVSWTADGFNSTGCLNTQCQGFVSSTPAASISPGSTVAQPSVYHGKQADFTITILKDVGARKWSLYVDVSGTKQELVGHFPASLFTGLLADHATEVSWGGNAWSSASAGAAPPMGSGHGPGQGLGGSAYIASIGVFDAGGNSSTPAAANVTSLTDAKECYDASVFQVTNDDGAFFYYGGPNGCDH from the exons ATGACCGATGGAGGAATGGTCGTCGAGCATCTTGTGAGCTGGTCCTTCTTTGCTATTGCAGTGCATGATGATGAGCCAAGCTCCGTTGCGGGAGGATATACCTACCGTTCTGGCCTTCTCCTCCAGCTCATGGCATTTTCCCTCACCGACCAACTTTGGCTA tgGGCTGGCTATCGGACAGCAGAGGGAAAATACTACGGCACGGTTGCCAGGATAAACGCATGGGACCTGAAACTGAAACCTGGTCAGATTAGCAGTTCAGTCATGTGGCTCTCAAGTGATGGAAACAATAATCAGATCATGGCAGCAGGTTTCCAG ATTTCCCCAGATGCCTACAACGATACTGATCTTCATTTCTTCGTATCATGGACA GCTGATGGGTTCAACTCAACGGGGTGCCTCAACACACAGTGCCAGGGATTCGTGAGCTCAACGCCGGCGGCAAGCATCTCCCCGGGGTCTACGGTGGCACAACCGTCGGTCTACCATGGCAAACAAGCCGACTTCACCATCACTATTCTCAAG GACGTAGGAGCAAGAAAGTGGTCGCTGTACGTGGACGTGTCGGGGACGAAGCAGGAGCTGGTCGGACACTTCCCCGCCTCACTCTTCACCGGCCTCCTCGCGGACCACGCGACGGAGGTCAGCTGGGGCGGCAACGCGTGGTCGTCCGCGTCGGCCGGCGCGGCGCCTCCGATGGGCAGCGGGCACGGGCCGGGCCAGGGGTTGGGCGGGTCGGCGTACATCGCGAGCATCGGGGTGTTCGACGCCGGGGGCAACTCCAGCACGCCGGCGGCCGCGAATGTGACGTCGCTGACGGACGCCAAGGAGTGCTATGATGCGAGCGTGTTTCAGGTCACGAATGATGATGGCGCCTTCTTCTACTACGGAGGGCCTAATGGTTGCGATCACTAG
- the LOC133891101 gene encoding probable calcium-binding protein CML32: MNTEQSVAVVKPTLAKATPSASFRLRNGSLNAVRLRRVFDLFDRNGDGEITVDELAQALDALGLDADRASLAATVGAYVPEGAAGLRFEDYDALHRALGDAFFGALADQDEQGGGKGEDEEEEMREAFKVFDVDGDGFISAAELQEVLKKLGLPEASSMANVRQMICNVDRDSDGRVDFSEFKCMMQGITVWGA; the protein is encoded by the coding sequence ATGAACACGGAGCAGAGCGTGGCGGTGGTGAAGCCGACGCTGGCCAAGGCGACGCCCTCGGCGTCGTTCCGGCTCCGCAACGGCAGCCTCAACGCGGTGCGCCTGCGCCGCGTGTTCGACCTCTTCGACCGCAATGGCGACGGCGAGATCACCGTTGACGAGCTGGCGCAGGCGCTGGACGCGCTAGGCCTCGACGCCGACCGCGCCAGCCTGGCCGCCACCGTGGGCGCCTACGTCCCCGAGGGCGCCGCGGGGCTCCGCTTCGAGGACTACGACGCCCTCCACCGCGCGCTCGGCGACGCCTTCTTCGGCGCGCTGGCGGACCAGGACGAGCAGGGTGGCGGCAAgggggaggacgaggaggaggagatgagggagGCCTTCAAGGTCTTCGACGTGGACGGCGACGGCTTCATCTCGGCGGCCGAGCTGCAGGAGGTGCTCAAGAAGCTGGGCCTCCCCGAGGCCAGCAGCATGGCCAACGTGCGGCAGATGATCTGCAACGTCGACCGCGACAGCGACGGACGCGTCGACTTCAGCGAGTTCAAGTGCATGATGCAGGGGATCACCGTCTGGGGCGCCTGA
- the LOC133891536 gene encoding probable galacturonosyltransferase 7, with the protein MKAPPLLPAAAAKRRMGPRVAVLALVLCSLLVPFTFLFDRSPSGYVTTEERHRQEVVLPSFEHVEERAGRGAVGGVRQDAPKKIPKGSAGGIQHHKQIDHHLSSGRAKPKVLPSPKVKPSKAVTESTRGTREVGKDINGRQKGAKADEVEKAKACQLEFGSYCLWSIEHKEVMKDSIVKRLKDQLFVARSYYPSIAKLQGQEALTQEMKQNIQNHERVLSVSTVDADLPSFINKRIEQMEQTIVRAKSCTVDCNNVDRKLRQILDMTEDEAHFHMKQSAFLYNLGAQTLPKSHHCLSMRLTLEYFKSSSLNSDDSPSRKFSDPKYRHYVILSKNILAASVVINSTVSSCKEPDNLAFHILTDAQNFYAMKHWFARNSYKKAALHIINYEGVILEKLPKYSIRQLYLPEEFRFLIRSIKQPTENTRMEYLSLFSHSHFLIPKIFKNLNKVVVLDDDVVVQRDLSFLWNIDMGDKVNGAIKFCGLKLGQVRNLFGKTAYDPKSCAWMSGVNLINLDKWREHNVTENYLLLMKKFKYKDEESLRAAAFPLSLLSFQHLIYPLDEKLTLAGLGYDYGIDEEIAQRSASLHYNGNMKPWLELGIPDYKEYWRRFLIQGDRFMEECNVNP; encoded by the exons ATGAAGGCGCCGCCGCTGctaccggcggcggcggcgaagaggCGGATGGGCCCGCGCGTGGCGGTGCTCGCGCTCGTCCTCTGCTCCCTGCTCGTGCCCTTCACCTTCCTCTTCGACCGCTCACCCTCCG GTTATGTGACGACGGAGGAGCGGCACCGACAG GAGGTCGTTCTCCCTTCGTTCGAGCACGTGGAGGAGAGGGCTGGTCGTGGTGCTGTCGGTGGAGTGAGACAG GATGCACCAAAGAAGATACCTAAAGGTAGTGCTGGAGGcattcagcatcataagcagaTTGATCACCACTTGTCCAGTGGTCGTGCTAAACCAAAAG TTCTTCCATCACCAAAAGTTAAACCATCGAAGGCTGTGACGGAATCAACTCGAGGCACAAGA GAGGTTGGCAAAGATATAAATGGGCGACAAAAAGGTGCAAAAGCTGATGAAGTGGAAAAGGCGAAAGCTTGTCAACTTGAATTTGGGAGCTATTGTCTCTGGTCCATAGAACACAAAGAAGTAATGAAAGATTCTATAGTGAAAAGGCTGAAGGACCAGCTCTTTGTAGCGCGCTCATACTATCCAAGCATTGCAAAACTTCAAGGACAGGAAGCTCTGACTCAGGAAATGAAGCAAAACATACAAAACCATGAGAGGGTTCTTAGTGTATCTACAGTTGATGCTGATCTACCATCCTT TATCAACAAGAGGATAGAGCAGATGGAGCAAACAATAGTGAGAGCCAAATCTTGCACCGTGGATTGTAACAATGTTGACAGGAAGCTTCGCCAGATACTTGATATGACCGAGGATGAAGCTCATTTTCATATGAAGCAGAGTGCATTCCTCTACAATCTCGGTGCCCAGACATTGCCGAAAAGTCATCATTGTCTTTCTATGAGGTTGACATTAGAATATTTCAAATCGTCTTCGTTGAATTCAGATGATTCTCCTTCTCGCAAGTTCAGCGATCCAAAATATAGGCACTATGTTATACTGTCTAAGAACATTCTTGCAGCTTCTGTCGTGATCAACTCAACTGTGAGCAGCTGTAAG GAGCCAGACAACCTTGCTTTTCATATCCTAACTGATGCTCAGAACTTCTATGCCATGAAGCACTGGTTTGCCAGGAATTCGTATAAAAAAGCAGCACTCCATATCATAAACTATGAAGGCGTTATTTTGGAGAAGTTGCCAAAATATAGTATCCGGCAGCTCTATTTGCCAGAGGAGTTTCGTTTTCTCATTAGGAGCATTAAGCAGCCTACTGAGAACACAAGAATGGAATACCTGTCACTGTTCAGCCACTCGCATTTCCTTATTCCAAAAATATTCAAGAATCTAAACAAGGTGGTTGTGTTGGATGATGATGTAGTTGTTCAACGTGATCTGTCTTTCTTGTGGAATATTGATATGGGGGACAAGGTAAACGGTGCTATCAAATTTTGTGGTCTGAAACTGGGTCAAGTGAGAAATCTCTTTGGTAAAACAGCATATGATCCCAAGTCATGTGCATGGATGTCAGGGGTGAATTTGATTAATTTGGATAAATGGAGGGAACATAATGTTACAGAGAATTATCTGCTACTCATGAAAAAG TTCAAATACAAGGATGAGGAATCTCTGCGAGCAGCGGCATTTCCTTTAAGCTTGCTATCTTTCCAACATCTCATCTATCCCCTTGATGAAAAGTTGACTCTGGCTGGACTTGGATATGATTATGGAATTGATGAAGAGATTGCTCAGAGATCTGCATCATTGCACTACAATGGTAATATGAAACCTTGGCTTGAACTAGGTATACCGGACTACAAGGAATACTGGAGGAGGTTTCTCATTCAAGGAGATCGATTTATGGAAGAGTGCAATGTAAATCCATAA